Below is a window of Acidobacteriota bacterium DNA.
TGTAGAATTGAGCGAGAAGAGCCGATCCTTTGTTATCCTTTCACAATCTCTTGGGAACAAAGTAGAGTGCCTCTGCCGAATGGGTCAGCTACAAAACGCATTGATCGCCGAGGATAAAGCAGCAAAAGCTGTGGAGCATGCAAACAATCCCGCAATACGATTGGCTGTTGTAACGATAATGGCTGAGGTTCGATTCGCATCCGGGGATTATCGCAAGGCTTGCGAATTGATCTCGATGATGTTTCAGGATGGCAATAAGAATCTCTCCCCTTTCAATATCGGACATGCGCACTACGTTGCAGCGGAGTTAAGCTTTTACCTGGGCCGGCTGCCGGAAGCCCTGCGACGTATCGAGGAACTGTCCAGATACGGCAGCGCCGAGGCCCCCCTCTATGAGCATGAACTGGCGGAGGGGCTTCGGGCGCGTATCATGGCCGAGCAGGGGCGGGGGGAGGAAGCGCTGAAAAGGCTGAGGGCGCTCGATCGCGCGGTGACCCGGAAACACTGGCCCTACCAGATGTGCATCATTCGGCTGCATCTCGGCGAGGTCCAGTTTCAATGTGGGAGGCCTGTGGAGGCTGAACGATATGGCAGAAACGCCCTCAGGCTGGCCCGCGGCATGGGGGCCGGTCCCCTGATGCAGAGGGCTCGTCTCCTTCTCGGATCGATCTATTCCCCCTGCCGCGGACGGTCGGGGGAAGCCGTCACGGACAGGAACAAGGCAGTTGAGCAACTGGACCTGTGTATCCGCGGCGACGAATCCTTTGCACATCATGAATCCCTCTGGCGCGCCCATGCGGAATTGAGCCTGCTTTATGGCGAAGAGGGGGACCAGAGGCGAAGTTACGAGTGCGCTGAAAAGGCTTATGCGCACCTCTGCAGGCTGGAGGGCCAGCTCCCGCCGGAGGCGCTGGTTTCCTTTTACACCGTCTTCGGCCGGAGCCGGCTGAAACTGGAACTCCTTGGCGCCATCGAAAACGGGCGGACGCAGCGGCCGATCCAGGTCGGTTTCGAGGGACCGGGCTCCGGAGACCGGAACGCTCGTACGCTGCAGCGCCTGAGCGCGGTGATCACTTCCTCGCAGGACCTGGACAATCTTCTGGAGGCGCTTCTGGAGCAGCTGCTGCCGGCGATCGGGATGACGCGGGCGTTCGTCTATCTGTGCCAGGAATCCTCCGGGAGACTGCGGCCTGCAAAGGGGAGGGGGATCGAAAAAGTCAACCTGACCGAGCCCGGTTCGGTCCACCGGGAGGTCGTGGAGACCGTGTTCCACGAAGAGATCCCCGTCATCAGCGCCGATTGCCGGCGGGATCCACGGATCAGGGCCCCCCGGGGGGGCGGGGGGAGATTGATGTGTGCCCCCTTGAAGGCTCCCGGCAGGGTGATCGGGGTCCTGTATGCCGAGCATGACGCCCCTTCGGACGGCATTTCCGAGCCGGTGATCAATCTCTTTGCCGCCGCCTGCTCCCTGACGGCACTGGGGATCGCAAACCTTCTCACGCGGCCGCGTCCGCCTGCAATCCATATCCCTCCGGCCGGTGCGCGGTCCGATGCGAAGGACCCCTATCCCGAGATCGTAGGAAAGAGCCCGGCGATCTGTGCCCTGAAAGTGCAGATCGGGTCGGTTGCCGCCTCGCCGCTCGACGTGTTGATCACCGGGGAGAGCGGCACTGGAAAGGAACTGGTGGCGCGCGCCATTCATCGGACGAATCCCGGAAAGCGCGGCAAGTTCTTATCGGTGGATTGCGGCGCCCTTTCGGAGTCGCTGGTGGAATCGGAGCTGTTCGGCTTTCGCCGGGGCGCCTTCACGGGGGCCTTGGAGGACAGGCCGGGGTGTTTTGAAGCCGCCGATGGGGGAGTGCTTTTCCTGGATGAGTTCAGCAATCTGCCGTTGACGACTCAGGTGAAATTCCTCCGGGTGATACAGGAACGGGAGGTGCGCCGGATCGGCGAAATGCATACCCGGAAATTGGATATCCGCATCATCACCGCTTCCAACCGCATCCTCCTGGACGAAGTGCGCGCGGGCCGCTTTCGGGAGGACCTTTACTACCGGATCAAAATCGTGCAGATCCACCTCCCTCCCTTGCGCGAGCGCAGGGAAGACATTCCGCTCCTCATAGACTGGTTTCTCGAAATGTGCGCGAAGCAGAAGGGTTTTCGCAGGCACGTGGGCTCCAATGCCATGGACCTGCTCCTCCGCTATTCCTACCCGGGGAACGTGCGCGAGTTGGGGGGGATGATTCAGGGAATCTATTATAACGGGAACGATCCCGTCATCGATGTCGGGGAGCTGCCCCCGGAGGTGCTCTGCGGACGGTTTTCCGGACCCTTGGCCGATCCGGATCCGGCCGAGCGAATCTATCGCGCCATCCTCGAAGGGCAGGGGGATTTCGACGGACTGGTCAAAGCCCCGTTTCTTCTTCACCGGATGGGCGCCGCGCTGGTGAGCGACATCATCGGCAAGGCACTGGCGGAAACGAACGGCAACTACAGGATGGCGTTGAGGCTTCTCCGGGTTCCCGATCGGCGCTACACCTCCACCCTGCAGTTTCTCAAGCGGAACGGGTGCTACCTGCCCTACCGGTCTTTTCGAAAAAAGGGGGGAGACGGGGACAGCGATTCCTGAACGCGCGGGGCCGGTGGGGAGTCAGGGGCGCTGGGTGAAATCAATGACGTTATCGCCCTGCGGCAGTTCAGCTGATGTGGATTTGACCGCTTCCAGGGCGGTATGCAGGAGGGTCATGATGGTGGCGCCGTCCCTGGGATGGACGGCGATGCCGGCCTTGAAGTCGACGGCGATCCCCTGGACCGCATTGGTGACCTCCCGCCTGATTTGCTGCTTCAACCGGTCGGCGCAGCGGATGGCCTGCTCTTCCCGCATCCCGGGGAGGAGCGCCACAAACCCCTGGTTCCCGTAACGCACCAGGGTGTCCGTCCCCCGGAGTTCGGGCTTGATGCAGCCGGCGATCCTTCGGAGCAGGGAGTTGCCCTGATGACCGCCGTAGAGGCGGGTGATCTGGTTCAGATTCCTGATTTCCAGGTAGATGAGCGCGAGCGGAGCCTTGGTGGTTGCTGCCGCGGCAAGGAGTTGCGGGCCGATGGCGGCCAGGTAGGAGACCCGGGGGACCTGGGTCGTGGGATCGAGCAGATCCGGGTCCTCCGATCCCTTGCGCTTTTTGGACTCGGCAATCAGGGGCGCGATCAGGTCGGCCAGCATCTGCAGGTGGTCCTGGTGCTCCTGGGTATAAAAGCCCTTTTCCTGCGCGTAGAGGGAGAGGGTGCCCAGGGGCTCGTCCTCGTAGACCACCGGGACCGCGAGGGCGTCGGCGAGTGAGCTGAAATCCCCCGCCAGCCCTGTGAAATCGAGCGCCGGACCGGTGTTGCGCATGGGGCGGCGGTAGGCTGCCACCCAGCCGCTGATCCCCATTCCCATTTCCATGCCATGTCCACGGAGATGCTGGGAATGGCGGCCGGTCGCGGAGGCGGCTTCAAGGCGGCCTTTTTCATTCCCTAGATAAAGCGCACAGGTGCTGAAGGGCAAAAAAGGCTCCAGCTGGCTGAGCACCACCGGAAAAACATCCTTCAGTTCAAAGTAGCCCGACATGGTGTTGCAGAATTCGGCGATGCGGACGAATTCCGCCGGCAGATCGGCGGCTGGCGTAGACAACAACCGGGCTGCGGTACCGGACTGATCAGGCTGGAAGTATTTGCGGAAGGAGAGTTCGGGGGCGTTGGACGATTCCCGAATGGCTTCTTCCTCCAGTTCGTGGATGTGCTCCACCAGCAACTGCACCAGTTTGGGGTCGAAAAAGGTGCCCGATTCGGATCGCAGAACCTCGAGGGCTTCTTCGGTAGACATGGCGAGCTTGTACGGCCTGGAGAAGCGGATGGCGTCGAAGGCATCCGCGACCGACAGGATCCGGCCTCCAAGCGGAATGTCTTCTCCCTTCAACCCGTCGGGATACCCGTTCCCGTCCCATCGTTCATGGTGGCAGCGTACATACCGGGCCACCGGGAAGGGGAACCGGACCTGCTGCAGGATTTCGTCACCTGCGGCGGCGTGCATTTTGATTTTTTCGAACTCCTGGCTCGTAAGTTTTCCGGGCTTGTTCAGGATGAAGTCATCCACCGCCAGCTTGCCGATGTCATGCAGGAGCGCGCCGGTCTCTATCGCCTTCAGTTCATCGGGAGCCGTGATGCCGATGAACCTGGCCAGCCCCATTGCGTACACCCTGACCCTGCGGATATGACCGTAGGTGGTCTGGTCCTTGGCGTCCACGGCCAGAGCAAGGGATTCTACAGTCCTTAAATATAAATCTTCCTGCTCTTTAAGGTGATTTTCCGCCTCCAGGATCCGGGCGTTGTTGGCGATGATGCGGGAACGGTTCTGCTGGTGGTATCCCCAGACGAGTCCCAGCAGCGGTGCCAGGGCAAGGGGAAGGAACTCCTGCCACCGGTGCAGGATCACGAAGGAGGTGGCGATCCCCGCCGAGGCCGAGAACTCCATCGCCAGCGGCATCATGGTTTTGGCCCAGAATCTTACAATGTTTTCGTTTAAGGACCAAGAAATTGCAACGGCTACCAAACTGGAATTCGCTGCAAAGTATGTAATGGTTAAAATGGCGGATCCAACCACAATATCAAGGATCTGATCGTGACCCCCAATCATCCTGTGATAGACAAAGCTGTAAAGCCAAGCTACACAAATTGTACTGGATAGATTAAATACTATCTGATACGTGGGTATTTTGGGGCTTTTGGCGAATACCGAAATCAAAAAAGTGTGGCAGAAGGTGGCTACAACGCATGGGGCAATCCCATACATCATGCCAATCGCCATAATGTATGCATCCCCAATGCTTATAGTAGTTTTTGCGGAATCTATGGAGATCTTGAGAGAAACAGAGATGATGACAAGGGCGAGAAATAATAGCCAGCCGGGACTATAGGATTCAGTGACAATTTTCCCCAAGGTCCATATAACTATAGGCATAGCTATAATGGACAGGAGTATTATGTATGCTTTTAGCTTTTTTGGAAGATCAGCCCATTTCATGGATTTCTGCCGCATATCATAAGCGATCATATCGACAGCTGAACCCATAAAATTTACGAAATCCTCTCGTCCGGTGGGTGAGGGGCTCGAGGAAGGCAGGCCGATATGACTCGGCCTGCCTTCCGGTTAGCCAGTGTCCCTAGGGCTGGGCGACAGTCCAGAACACTCCAGGCGTTTCACGGCTTTCGAGAACTTCAATTTCAGTCTGCATTTGAGTCTCCACTTGGTTTTGAGTGAGCCAATGATTCTGTTTCACCACCGGCTACAGCCAAAGAATCGCACTTGCCATAGCTACCCTCCTTTTCAAGCTTGGGAGTGGCAATTGACAATCTCCGATTAAAAGCACAAACACACCCCCCCTTGGCTTTTGAAACCAAAAGGTCTGCGTTTGCAACACAATGAGGTCGAACACAGGATGGTTCAGCGCCCATGCCGCCGACCGGATAAACTGCTAATGCATCCGTCCGGTCTGCCGATAAATCCGAACAGGATCTTTCGGCAAAAAACACAACCTGCAAGGCAGAGCCTTTTTCGACCCCAGGTTAGCGCTCTTACTCAGATTGGTAGTAGCACCGGGTTCCGCTTGAACTTTCTGTCAATGGACCAAGCGCTCTTCAAGGTGAGAGAGCTATTCGAGAAACTTCACTTTCCCCACGGATCCGCCAAACCCGGAAGCCATTTAGCGCCCATGCCATAACTTCCGGCAACGTCTCCGCTTACGACAAACTTAGTGATGGCGCCAATCTATCAGCACTTTTCGAGCACTGTCAACCATTTTCCGCGTGGTTTATTTAATTTTTTATTGGGGCTTCCGGGCCGGAAATCTTGGCTTCAGAGGATCTTCGGGACGTGTCCGGCCGGCGGGGAATCAGGGGAGGTATTCCCAGAACTCGGTTCGGATCCATCGAACCGCCCGGCGGAAGGCGATGGCGAAGACGGTGCGCTTGCCGCAGAGGATCTTTCCGACCCCCGTCATCCCCGATTTCAGGGTGCCGTCGGTGTTGGTCAGCTCTCCGTGGACGAGCACCGTGCGGTCGGTTCCGGTGGTGGCGGCCACCGGCGCAATGCTTTTGACATGAGCCTCGTACCAGCGGCCCGGGTACCCCCGTACCTTGAGGCTGATCGGCATCCCGACGCTCACCTCCCCGATCTCCTTTTCGGGGACCGGCATCTCGATGAGCATGCTCCCTTCGCTGACGATGTCGCAGAACGGGTCCCCCTTCTCGAGGTAATCCCCGATCCGGTTCTGCAGGTGGGCGGTGGCGACGATCCCCTCTATGGGGCTGCGTACCTTGAGCTTTTCCCTCTGCCGCTCGAGGATGCCGAGCTTCTCCTCCAGCTTCGATACCTGGGATTCGCTCGCCCGGACCGATTCCTTTCGGGCGCCCGCCAGCAGGATATTGAGCTGGCTCTCGGCCTGGGCCAGCTCCTTGCGCTTGATGTCCCGGTTCCGGTCCGTCTGCTCTTCCAGGATGCTCAGCTGCCCCCTGGCTTCCGCCAGTTCCTTCTGCTGGACCTCGAAGGCGGTCCGGTCGCGGTCGGCCTCGATCCTGGCTATGAGGCCGGAATTCAGGAGGCTCAGGGTCCTTTCATAATTCAGCTGGGCGTTCTTCAGCTCCGATTCCCGCTTGGCGATAGTCTCCCGGAGCAGGGCCCTTTCCTGATCGATCCGTGAGACGTTAACCAGCTCGGCCCGCTTGGTTTCCACCTGCCGCCGGGCGTTTTCGATCTCCTCCGGGCGGCTCCCCGCCTTGAGCAGGTCGAGCGACGCCCGCTGCGACGCCAGCTCCCCCCTGGTTTCCTCGTAGCTGTTGGACAACTCCAGATTTTCAATTTCCGCAAGGAGTTGCCCCGCCTGCACGCGGTCCCCCTGGTCCACGTGGATGCGCATCAGGTTCCCGTCCACCTGGGGGGACACCGAGACTTTCTGTGCGGCCGTGATGGCGAACTCGCCCGAAATCTTGAGCTGCCAGGGGAGGAACCCCGCCAGGAGCGCCAGCAGCAGGAGACCCATGTAGATCAGCGGCTTTTTCCTGATTCGGATGATCATGCCTGTCAATAGCTTGCGCGATGTCTCCACGTTCTCTTTCCGGGTGATCGGGATGGTGGCGAGAAAAAGGGCCGAGGTCGCGAGGATGCCCCAGAAGCGGTATTCCTGGATGATCCATCCCCCTATGCGGTGGAGCATGACGGCGACGAGGACGAC
It encodes the following:
- a CDS encoding diguanylate cyclase — encoded protein: MMPLAMEFSASAGIATSFVILHRWQEFLPLALAPLLGLVWGYHQQNRSRIIANNARILEAENHLKEQEDLYLRTVESLALAVDAKDQTTYGHIRRVRVYAMGLARFIGITAPDELKAIETGALLHDIGKLAVDDFILNKPGKLTSQEFEKIKMHAAAGDEILQQVRFPFPVARYVRCHHERWDGNGYPDGLKGEDIPLGGRILSVADAFDAIRFSRPYKLAMSTEEALEVLRSESGTFFDPKLVQLLVEHIHELEEEAIRESSNAPELSFRKYFQPDQSGTAARLLSTPAADLPAEFVRIAEFCNTMSGYFELKDVFPVVLSQLEPFLPFSTCALYLGNEKGRLEAASATGRHSQHLRGHGMEMGMGISGWVAAYRRPMRNTGPALDFTGLAGDFSSLADALAVPVVYEDEPLGTLSLYAQEKGFYTQEHQDHLQMLADLIAPLIAESKKRKGSEDPDLLDPTTQVPRVSYLAAIGPQLLAAAATTKAPLALIYLEIRNLNQITRLYGGHQGNSLLRRIAGCIKPELRGTDTLVRYGNQGFVALLPGMREEQAIRCADRLKQQIRREVTNAVQGIAVDFKAGIAVHPRDGATIMTLLHTALEAVKSTSAELPQGDNVIDFTQRP
- a CDS encoding HlyD family efflux transporter periplasmic adaptor subunit, with product MATALEKLRTDLEISPEGTSGVIVKDPVTRRFYRFTPVQATVLELLDGSRDLAAIAAEASEKHRAEVLEHQLEDFVGKLRHLLLLDHPYCWTRLEGVARGSKGSFKNLLSIKLHAFNPDRTLTLLEKRLRFFFTPAFSAVFWGAAVVAGILSIVHARSLFVSMGSLFSLYSIPLILLVVFTVVTIHEFGHGLTLKHHGGRVEEMGVMLLYFIPAFYCNVSDAWMLGKRERLLVSVAGGYIQIFIWALATIAWRILAPETLASQVCLIIIAFSGIQTLFNFNPLIRLDGYYMLSDYVQVPNLRPKALAYLKNRVVGFVTGTPAAEDGPNRRERRILVWYGLASSLFTVVLVAVMLHRIGGWIIQEYRFWGILATSALFLATIPITRKENVETSRKLLTGMIIRIRKKPLIYMGLLLLALLAGFLPWQLKISGEFAITAAQKVSVSPQVDGNLMRIHVDQGDRVQAGQLLAEIENLELSNSYEETRGELASQRASLDLLKAGSRPEEIENARRQVETKRAELVNVSRIDQERALLRETIAKRESELKNAQLNYERTLSLLNSGLIARIEADRDRTAFEVQQKELAEARGQLSILEEQTDRNRDIKRKELAQAESQLNILLAGARKESVRASESQVSKLEEKLGILERQREKLKVRSPIEGIVATAHLQNRIGDYLEKGDPFCDIVSEGSMLIEMPVPEKEIGEVSVGMPISLKVRGYPGRWYEAHVKSIAPVAATTGTDRTVLVHGELTNTDGTLKSGMTGVGKILCGKRTVFAIAFRRAVRWIRTEFWEYLP